CGTCGCCCGCGCCGAGTGGCTGCGCGCGCTGCAGGACCTGTGCCACCGCCAGGACATGCTGCTGATCGTCGACGACATCCAGATGGGCTGCGGCCGTACCGGCGGCTTCTTCTCCTTCGAGGAGGCCGGCATCACGCCGGACATCGTCACGCTGTCGAAGTCCATCAGCGGCTACGGACTGCCCATGTCCCTCTGCCTGTTCAAGCCGGAGCTGGACATCTGGGAGCCGGGCGAGCACAACGGCACCTTCCGCGGCAACAACCCGGCGTTCGTCACCGCGGCCGCCGCCCTCAACACCTACTGGGCCGACGGCCAGATGGAGAAGCAGACCCTGGCGCGCGGCGAGCAGATCGAGCGTGCGCTGCTGGCCATCGTCGACGAGAACGACGGCGCCGGTGTGAGCTTCCGTGGCCGCGGTCTGGTGTGGGGCCTGGAGTTCGAGGACAAGCCGCGCGCCTCGGCCATCTGCGCCCGCGCCTTCGAACTGGGGCTGCTGCTCGAGACCTCGGGCCCGGAGGGCGAAGTGGTGAAACTGCTGCCCGCGCTCACCGTCTCTCCCGAAGAGCTGGACGAGGGCCTGCGCATTCTGGCCCGCTCCGTCCGCGAGACCGCCTGACACCCGTACGAGAAAGGCACCGACGCACCGTGATCGTCCGATCGTTCAAGGACATCGAGAACACCGACCGCCATGTGAGGGCCGCGTCCGGCACCTGGGAGAGCAAGCGCATCGTGCTCGCCAAGGAGCGGGTCGGCTTCTCGCTCCACGAGACCGTGCTCTACGCGGGCACGGAGACGTCGATGTGGTACGCGAACCACATCGAGGCCGTGCTCTGCGTGGAGGGCGAGGCCGAGCTCACCGACGACGAGACCGGCGAGACCCACTGGATCGAGCCCGGCACGATGTATCTGCTGGACGGCCATGAGCGTCACACCATGCGCCCCAAGACCGACTTCCGCTGTGTCTGCGTCTTCAACCCGCCCGTCACCGGACGGGAGGACCACGACGAGAACGGCGTCTACCCGCTGCTGACCGAGTCCGAGGAGGGCTGAAAGATGACCACCGCCCCTGTACGCGCCGACCTGTACCCGACCCGTGGCGTGGGCGAGGTGACGACCACGCGCCAGGACCCGGTCGTCTGGTCCTCGCCCGGCGCTCCGGGGCCGATCGTCCCGTCCGAGCTGATGGGCTTCGAGCGGGACGGCTTCCTGACCGTCGACGAGCTGATCTCGCAGGACGACGTCGCGCTCTGCCGCTCGGAGTTGGACCGGCTGATCGCCGATCCGGCGGTACGGGCCGATGAGCGCTCGATCATCGAGCCGAAGTCGGGGGACGTGCGCTCGGTGTTCGAGGTGCACAGGCTCAGCGAGGTCTTCGCCCAGCTGGTGCGCGACGAGCGGGTGGTGGGCAGGGCCCGGCAGATCCTCGGCTCCGATGTGTACGTCCACCAGTCCCGTATCAATGTGAAGCCGGGGTTCGGCGCCTCGGGCTTCTACTGGCACTCGGACTTCGAGACCTGGCACGCCGAGGACGGGCTGCCGAACATGCGCACCGTCTCCGTCTCGATCGCGCTGACCGAGAACCGGGACACCAACGGCGGCCTGATGATCATGCCCGGCTCGCACCGGACGTTCCTGGGCTGCGCGGGCGAGACGCCGAAGGACAACTACAAGAGGTCGCTGCAGATGCAGGACGCCGGAACGCCGTCGCACGAGGCGCTGACCCGGTACGCGGACCGGCACGGCATCCGGCTCTTCACCGGTCCGGCGGGGTCGGCGACCTGGTTCGACTGCAACTGCATGCACGGCTCCGGGGACAACATCACCCCGTACCCGCGCAGCAATGTCTTCATCGTGTTCAACAGCGTGGAGAACGCGGCGGTGAAGCCGTTCGCGGCGCCGGTGCCGCGCCCGGCCTTCATCGGCGCGCGGGACTTCACACCCGTACGGTGAGACCGGCGTGACCGGTGGGGGCCCCTTCGCGAAGGGGCCCCCACCGGTCAACTGCGTCACAGGGCCGGGTAGTCGGTGTAGCCCTTGTCGTCACCGCCGAAGTAGGAGGCGGTGTCGGGGGTGTTGTACGGGCCTTCGGTCCTGAGCCTGACCGGCAGGTCCGGGTTGGCCAGGAACAGCGCGCCGAAGGCGAGGATGTCCGCGCTGCCCTCCTCGATCAGCCCCAGCGCCCCGTGGTCGGTCGGGCCCTCGGTCGCCGGGTTGAGGATGAAGGTGCCGCTGAACTGCTTGCGCAGCCCGAGCGTGATCTCCCGGAACCCCGGCATCATCTCGACGACGTGCAGATAGCCGAGGCCGAGCGGCTCCAGCTCGTTGATCAGCGCGGGGTAGACCGCCTCCGGGTCGGTCTCCTTGATGTCGTTGTACACGTTGCCGGGCGAGACCCGCAGTCCGGTCCGCTCCGCGCCGATCGCCTCGGCCACGGCCTTGGTGACCTCGACGGCGAAGCGGATGCGGTTCTCGACGCTGCCGCCCCACTCGTCGGTGCGCAGGTTGGTGTTGGGCGCCAGGAACTGGTGGATGAGGTAGCCGTTGGCGCCGTGCAGCTCGACGCCGTCGAAGCCGGCCGCGATGGCGTTACGGGACGCCTCGACGAACTCGCCGATGATGGGGCGCACCTCGTCGCCCGACAGCTCGCGCGGGGCGATGAAGTCCTTGGGCCCCTCGTGCGTGTAGAGCTGGCCCTCGGCTGCGACGGCGGACGGGGCCACGCTCACCAGCTCCCGCTCCGGCCAGAGCACCGGGTGACCGATGCGTCCGGCGTGCATGATCTGGGCGAAGATCTTCCCGCCCTCGGCGTGCACGGCGTCGGTGACCTTGCGCCACGCGGCCACCTGCTCGGCGCTGTGCAGGCCCGGGGTGTTCGGGTAGCCCTGGCCGACGACCGAGGGCTGGATGCCCTCGGTGATGATCAGGCCGGCCGAGGCGCGCTGGCTGTAGTACTCGACGGTGGAGTCGGTGACGGTGAGCCCTTCGCCGTGCGCCCGGCTACGGGTCATGGGCGCCATGGCGATCCGGTTGCCCAGCCGGGTGCCGGACAGGTCGATCGGGTCGAAGGCGGTGGTCATGGAAGCTCCCAAGAAGTATGTGGTCGGCCAATCAAATCTGCGGCGAGCGCCACTGTAGCGTATTACTTGGTCGACCAAGGTAATCCTGTGCGAGTACTCTCAGTACCTGAGCCAGGAGGTCCGAGGAGGCCACGATGTCCGCCACGTCCCCGGTGCAGGCCGACCCCGTCCGTACCGACGCGCGGCCGAACGCCGCGTGCCCCGACGAGCTGCCCATCGCCGCCCGCGGCGGTCCGGTCAGCCACGCCATCTCCCGCGTCGCCCGGCTCCATCGCATCGCCGCCGGCAAGCTGCTCAAGCGGCTCGGCCTCTACCCCGGCCAGGAGTTCGTGATGATGCGGCTGTGGGACGCGGGCCCCGTACGGCAGTCGGAGCTCATCAAGGCCGTCGACCTCGACCCGTCGACCGTCACCAAGATGCTCCAGCGGCTCGAACAGACCGGGCATGTACGCCGCTGCCAGGACCCGGACGACCGGCGCGCGGTGCTCGTCGAGGCCACGGACAACAGCTGCGCCCTGCTCGCCGATGTGACGGACGCCTGGGGCGATCTGGAGGCGTACACGCTCGCCGGGCTCGACGCGGACGAGCGCCGTGAGCTGACCCGGCTGCTCGCCAAGGTCGAGGAGAACCTCTGCACGGCGGCCGAGGAGTGCCCCGACCGCAGGGCCGAGCTCCGGGGCGGGCGGGACGCGCAGCCGGGCGTTTGATCCGCTCCGGTCAGACCGACAGGACGTCCAGCACCCGCTCCACATCGGCGGAGCAGTTGTACAGGTGGAAGGCCACCCTCAGATGGCCCGCCCGGTCCGCGACGAGGATGCCCGCGCGAGCCAGCTCCGCGACGCGGTGCCCGAGCCCGGGGACGGCGACGATGCCGGACTCGCCGGGCACCGCCTGGTGCCCCAGCTCCGTCAGACCGGCCCGGAAGAGCCGGGCGAGCGCCGTGTTGTGGGCGTGCACGGCGTCGATGCCGATCTCCTCCAGCAGCGCCAGTGACTGCTTCGCCCCGTGGTACGAGAGAAAGGCCGGCGGCTCGTCGAACCGGCGGGCCGACAGCGCCAGCTCCTCGACCGGCCCGTAGGTGGTCCCCCACAGCTCCTCACCGGCGAAGGTCCCGGCGTGGATCGGCAGCAGGGACTGCTGCGCCTCCTCGGTCACGGTGAGGAAGGACGCGCCGCGCGGGCAGAGCAGGAATTTGAAGCCGCCGGTGACGGTGTAGTCCCACGCGCCCGCGTCCAGCGGCAGCCAGCCCGCCGACTGGCTGGCGTCGACGAGCGTACGGGCGCCGTGCGCGGCCGCGGCGGCGCGTACCGCCGGCAGATCGGCGATCCGGCCGTCGGCGGACTGCACCGACGAGAAGGCCACCAGCGCGGTGCCGGGACGTACCGCGTCGGCGAGGCCGTCGAGCGGTGCGTAGCGCAGCTTGAGATCCGCGCGCACCGTGAAGGGCGTGATGACCGAGGCGTACTCGCCCTCGGGGAAGAGGACTTCCGCGCCGGTCGGCAGCGAGGCGGCGATCAGTCCGACGTGCACCGAGACCGAGCCGCCGACCGCCACCCGTTCCTCGTCCACGCCGGCGAGCCGTGCGAAGGACTGCCGGGCGGCGGTCACCTCCGAGAAGTCACCGGCCCCGCCCGGCCGCCCCGCGGCGAGCTCCTCGGCCAGCGCGGTCACCGCCGCGACGGTCCGGCGGGGCAGCAGCCCGCAGGTGGAGGTGTTCAGATACGTCGTGTCCGGCGCGAACTCGGCGCCGCCCAGGGTCTCCATGTGATCACCCTGCGGCCCCCTCAACGCCTGGTCAATCGCGAATTGTTGAGGGGTGCCTCTCAGCAGGGCTTCCACATGGCCGCCGACCTGTCCGATCGGCAGTGATCAGCGCTGCGGGACCTCGCAGGAGCCGTCGGCCGTATGGGCGGTAAGCGCGGGCCGTCCGGTGGAGGCAACCCGGCGGGTGGGCCGCGCGTCCTTTCCGGAGGGCAGTTCCTGACAAGGGAGGCAGCGGGAATGACAGAGCGGGCCGTCGAAGAGGCACAGGCTGTCGGGGAAGTGGAGCGGGCGCCGAAGGAGACCGTGGTCGCGGACAGCCTGCCGGCGCTGGTGCTGCTGGTGCCCGCGATGATGCTGCTGCGGTACCTCGGGGAGCACGGCTGGGCGTACTGGACGGCCGCGGTGCTCGGGGGTCTCGGGATGCTCGCCGCCGTGTTCGCGATCGTCGCCTCGGTGCGGAACCTGATCCGGGGGCGCCGGCGGCTGGTTTCGGGCTACATCAGCGCCCTGCTCCTGGGCGCCTGCTTCGTCCTCGTGGCCCGGCTCGTCGAGAACTGAAGGGCGCGCAGCCGGGTCGGGCCAGGACGGCAGGCGCAGCGCGTCCGCACGGGCCGCCGGTGTGAGGTGCGGCACGAACCCGGTCCATGCGTTGGGTCCAGCTTCCGGCTGACGGTGTTGACCGGGTCCCGGTTCTCCGGGACCCGGCGGGCGCCGGTTCTCCGGGACCCGGCGGGCGTGGAGTCGGGGCGCGGAGACACGCAGATTTGTCACTGACCGAGATCGGGCTCGCGACGGACATGCTGTCGTCTGATCTCGCTCAACGCCCCGAATCCCCAGACCACATACCTGGTCGCAGAGGCATCGGTGTTCCCGGCCGACCTTGACACCAGAGGCGTTCGCATTGGCCGTCCGCCCTGGCCGATTGCGCCTCGGCGGGGCGGGACTATTCCTCTGCGAAGATCTCCTCTGCGCAGGATGCGGTGATGGTCCGGGCGAGCCAGTGCCGCAGGATCTCGGGATCGCCGCAGCTGGTGATGCGTTCGCGGGCGGCGACGGGAACGACGATGTCGCGCTGCTCGAGCAGGAGAACGATGCTCTGCGCGATGCCCTGGGCGCGGCCTTCGTCTCGAATCTCTTCCGACAGGGGTGAGGTGTAGAAGGAGAGGTCCACGGCCACCAGGTTCCTCCAGTGTTGTGCGGCCGGGAGTTGGCCCATGCCTTGTGCTGTGAGTTCGACGATGGGGTCTGCGATGGTTTCCGGTGTGTCCCGCAGTGTGGTACTGGCTACTGTGCGCCAGTGCGACATACGACGAGCTGTAGTCGGTTCGGGCCGTCGGCGCCGTATCGGACACGGCGGCGACGCCCGTCAGAAGGCCGCCCGTCAGCTGCCGTCGCGCAGGCCCTCCGGCCAGCCGGGCCGGTACTCGATCCGGTCGAAGGTCGCCACACAGCCCTCGCCCACCGGCGACTGCGCCAGGAAGCCGACGAGCGCGGCCCCCGCCTGCTCCTCGGTGCCCAGGGCGAAGATCCGTACGAAGGTCCACCGCTCGCCGTCCGTCGACGCGTGGAAGGCGAAGGCCTTGCCGGTCCTGCTGATCCGCAGCCAGGCGCTGTCGCCGTCCACCACGAAGGAGTTGGCGTCGTCGGAGTGGCCGCGGGTGACGACCGTGCAGATGGTGGGCTTGTCCGGGGAGAGTTCCAGGCAGAGCTTGGCCCACTCCCGCTCGCCGACGTGCAGATAGAGCACGCCGGCGTCGAAGGCCGCGGCGAAGCCGACGGTGACGCGCGCGATGAGCTGGAAGTCGCCCTCCGGCGCGCCGAGCAGGCGCGGCGCGTCGGATGCGGGCTCCAGGGACTCGCCCGCGGGCGGTACGAAGCGGTCCTGCCTGGCTCCCGCCCAGCCGGTCAGCACCCCGTTCTCGTACGACCAGTTGGCGTCGGGGCCGTACGGCCGCAGCGGGAAGGGGAACTCGGGCAGGTCGATCTGGTCGGTCACAGCGCTCAGCTTCCCGGAGTCTCCTGTCGGCCGTCCACCCGACGCGGCAGCCCCAGCGGGTTTTCGTCGCGCAACTCGGGCGGGAGCAGCGCCTCGGGGGTCGTCTGGTACGTGACCGGGCGCAGCCAGCGCTCGATCGCGGTGGCCCCCACGGAGGTGGAGGTGGAGGTGGTCGCTGGGTAGGGGCCGCCGTGGTGCTGGGCGGGGGCGACGGCGACGCCGGTCGGCCAGCCGCCGACCAGGACGCGGCCCGCGAGCGGGGTGAGTTCGGCGAGCAGCTCCGCGCCCCGGCCCTCGCCCGCGGCCTCGCCGTCGGAGAGGTGGAGGGTGGCGGTGAGGTTGCCGGGCAGGCGGGTGAGGACCGCGGTGATCTCGGCGTCGGACTCGTAGCGGGCGACGACGGTGACCGGGCCGAAGCACTCCTCGAGCAGCAGGTCGTGCGGCCCTTCGGCGGCCAGCAGCCGGGCGGGTACGGAGAGGAAGCCGGCGCTCACGGTGTGCTCGCCGCCCGCGCCGGGGGTGATGGGAGCCTCCACGTCCGGCAGTTCGGCCCTCTCCCGTACGCCGTCGACGAAGGCACCGCGCATCCGGTGGTCGAGCATCACGCCGGGCTCGGTCTCGCTGACCGCGGCCGTCAGGGACTTGAGCAGCCGGTCGCCCGCGTCGCCCGCGGGGGCCAGGACGAAGCCGGGCTTGGTGCAGAACTGCCCCTCGCCCAAGGTCATCGAGCCCGCGAGCCCGGCGCCGAGCTGCTCCGCGTGCTCGCCTGCTGCGGCCTCGGTGATCACGACCGGGTTGAGTGAGCCGAGCTCCCCGTGGAAGGGGATGGGTGCGGGCCGGGCGGCCGCGGCGTCGAAGAGCGCGCGCCCGCCGCGTACGGAGCCGGTGAAGCCGGCGGCCGCGACCAGCGGGTGCCTGACCAGCTCGATGCCCGCCTCGAAGCCGTGCACGAGGATCACGACGTCCTCGGGCAGGCCGACGCGGTGGGCGGCCCTGCGCAGGACTGACGCGCAGAGTTCCGAGGTGCCGGGGTGGTCGGGGTGCGCCTTGACGACGACCGGGCAGCCGGCGGCCAGCGCGCTCGCGGTGTCGCCGCCGGGGACGGAGAAGGCGAGCGGGAAGTTGCTGGCGGCGTAGACGGCGACGACGCCGAGCGGGATCTTGTAGCGGCGCAGGTCGGGCCACGGCGGCGTGCGGGTGCCGTCGGCGTGGTCGATGTGGATGTCGAGGAAGGCTCCCTCGTCGACGATCTCGGCGAAGGCCCGCAACTGGGCGGTGGTGCGCGCGAGTTCACCGGTGAGGCGGGTGGGACCGAGCGCGGTCTCGGCGTCGGCGGCCTCGATGACGTGCTCGCCGGCCTCGTCGAGGAGGTCGGCGGCGGTGCGCAGCAGGAGCGCGCGTACACTCCGGTCGGCGAGCGCGGAGCGTGCGGCGTCGGCCGCGCGGACCGCGCGGTCGATCTCATCGGCTGTGGACTCCACGGCAACCTGCTCACGCGGGTTCCCGGTTCGGGGGTCGACACTCCAGACTGGTGCTGCTGCCACCGCGGCTTCCTTCCCGGTCTACTGCCACCCATCAGGGGTTTTGTTCGGTATTCTGAACATCGTTCCTGATGGTGAATGTGTGGGGACTCTATTTCCGGGCGTTCTGCGCGGTCAAGAAGGGGCGAAGAGCAATGTCAACGGCGGATTCCGGTGGGGCACAGGTCAAGTCCGCGGTGCGGACGGTGGAATTGCTCGAATACTTCGCCGGGCGCCCCGGCATGCACTCACTCGCCGCGGTCCAGGAGGCCGTCGGCTACCCCAAGTCCAGCCTCTACATGCTGCTGCGCACCCTGGTGGAGCTCGGCTGGGTGGAGACGGACGCGACGGGCACGCGGTACGGCATCGGCGTACGCGCCCTGCTGGTCGGCACCTCCTACATCGACGGGGACGAGGTCGTCGCGGCCGCCCGCCCCACCCTGGACCGGCTCTCCGACGACACCACCGAGACCATCCACCTCGCCCGGCTCGACGGCACCAATGTCGTCTATCTCGCCACCCGCCAGTCGCAGCACTATCTGCGTCCCTTCACCCGCGTCGGCCGCCGGCTGCCCGCCCACTCCACCTCGCTGGGCAAGGCGCTGCTCGCCACCCACAGCGACGAGCAGGTGCGCAAGATGCTGCCGGAGACCATGGCGCCGCTCACCGAGCACACCATCACCGACCGCGAGAAGCTCATCGAGGAGCTGCACCTCATCCGCGAGCAGGGCTACGCCGTGGACCGCGAGGAGAACACCCTCGGACTGCGCTGCTTCGGCATCGCGATCCCGTACCGCACCCCGGCGCGCGACGCGATCAGCTGCTCCGTGCCGGTGGCCCGGCTGACCCCCGCGCATGAGCAGATGATCAAGGACGCGCTCTTCGACGCGCGCGACCGGCTGACGCTCGCCACCCGGAGGCTCTGAATGGCCGCGCATGTCACCCTCCGCGAGGTGATCGACAGTGATCTGCCGGACTTCTTCCGGCACATGAGCGACCCCGCGTCGAACCGGATGGCCGCCTTCACCTCCAAGGACCCCACCGACCGTGCCGCCTTCGACGCGCACTGGGCGCGGATCCGCGCCTCGGACGCCGTCATACGGACCGTCCTCGCCGACGGCGTGGTCGTCGGCCACACCGCCGTGTACGGACCGCCCGAGGAGCGCGAGGTCACGTACGTCATCGACCGCGCGTACTGGGGCCGGGGCGTCGCCACCGCCGCCCTGCGCGCGCTGCTCGACGTCGCACCGAAGCGGCCGCTGGCCGCCCGTACCGCCGCCGACAACGCCGGCTCGATCCGGGTTCTGGAGAAGTGCGGGTTCACTGTCACCGGCACGGAGCGGAGCTTCGCGAACGCCCGCGGTGCGGAGACCGACGAGGTGCTCCTCACCCTGACCGGCTGATCCCCTCCCCCGCGCGGCGGAGGGGGTTCGTCGCAGGGCAGGAGGTGCGGGACCGCCCGGCCCGGGAGCGTGGGTGTCATGACACGGACACCGCTCGCTCCCGCCGCCTTCCCCGTACCCGCCGGACGCGCCCGGACGGTGCTGTGCGCCGTCGCGATCGCCTCCTGCGTCCCCTATCTCGGGCTCAAGACCGCCTGGATCGCCGGCAGCCGGACCGGCATACCGGACGGCAGTGCGCTGCTCGACAACCGGGCCCTGATGGCCGTCGCCAACAGCATCACCGTCCTGATGGACGGCGCCGTCATCGTCCTGGCGCTGCTGCTCGTCCAGGCCTGGGGCCGCCGCGTCCCCGCCTGGCTGCTGGCGGCCCCCATGTGGACCGCGGGCGGCCTGCTGCTCCCGATCATGGTCGGCTTCCCGGTCCAGCTGCTGGCCGGGGCCTTCACCGGGGCCGAGGCCGAGCGCTCCACGAGTGAACCCTTCCTCGACGAGTGGGTCTTCGGCGTCGTCTACTCCGGTTTCATCGTC
The Streptomyces lunaelactis genome window above contains:
- a CDS encoding DUF1349 domain-containing protein, which gives rise to MTDQIDLPEFPFPLRPYGPDANWSYENGVLTGWAGARQDRFVPPAGESLEPASDAPRLLGAPEGDFQLIARVTVGFAAAFDAGVLYLHVGEREWAKLCLELSPDKPTICTVVTRGHSDDANSFVVDGDSAWLRISRTGKAFAFHASTDGERWTFVRIFALGTEEQAGAALVGFLAQSPVGEGCVATFDRIEYRPGWPEGLRDGS
- a CDS encoding MarR family winged helix-turn-helix transcriptional regulator: MSATSPVQADPVRTDARPNAACPDELPIAARGGPVSHAISRVARLHRIAAGKLLKRLGLYPGQEFVMMRLWDAGPVRQSELIKAVDLDPSTVTKMLQRLEQTGHVRRCQDPDDRRAVLVEATDNSCALLADVTDAWGDLEAYTLAGLDADERRELTRLLAKVEENLCTAAEECPDRRAELRGGRDAQPGV
- a CDS encoding aldehyde dehydrogenase (NADP(+)) produces the protein MAAAPVWSVDPRTGNPREQVAVESTADEIDRAVRAADAARSALADRSVRALLLRTAADLLDEAGEHVIEAADAETALGPTRLTGELARTTAQLRAFAEIVDEGAFLDIHIDHADGTRTPPWPDLRRYKIPLGVVAVYAASNFPLAFSVPGGDTASALAAGCPVVVKAHPDHPGTSELCASVLRRAAHRVGLPEDVVILVHGFEAGIELVRHPLVAAAGFTGSVRGGRALFDAAAARPAPIPFHGELGSLNPVVITEAAAGEHAEQLGAGLAGSMTLGEGQFCTKPGFVLAPAGDAGDRLLKSLTAAVSETEPGVMLDHRMRGAFVDGVRERAELPDVEAPITPGAGGEHTVSAGFLSVPARLLAAEGPHDLLLEECFGPVTVVARYESDAEITAVLTRLPGNLTATLHLSDGEAAGEGRGAELLAELTPLAGRVLVGGWPTGVAVAPAQHHGGPYPATTSTSTSVGATAIERWLRPVTYQTTPEALLPPELRDENPLGLPRRVDGRQETPGS
- a CDS encoding aminotransferase class V-fold PLP-dependent enzyme, with the translated sequence METLGGAEFAPDTTYLNTSTCGLLPRRTVAAVTALAEELAAGRPGGAGDFSEVTAARQSFARLAGVDEERVAVGGSVSVHVGLIAASLPTGAEVLFPEGEYASVITPFTVRADLKLRYAPLDGLADAVRPGTALVAFSSVQSADGRIADLPAVRAAAAAHGARTLVDASQSAGWLPLDAGAWDYTVTGGFKFLLCPRGASFLTVTEEAQQSLLPIHAGTFAGEELWGTTYGPVEELALSARRFDEPPAFLSYHGAKQSLALLEEIGIDAVHAHNTALARLFRAGLTELGHQAVPGESGIVAVPGLGHRVAELARAGILVADRAGHLRVAFHLYNCSADVERVLDVLSV
- a CDS encoding alkene reductase yields the protein MTTAFDPIDLSGTRLGNRIAMAPMTRSRAHGEGLTVTDSTVEYYSQRASAGLIITEGIQPSVVGQGYPNTPGLHSAEQVAAWRKVTDAVHAEGGKIFAQIMHAGRIGHPVLWPERELVSVAPSAVAAEGQLYTHEGPKDFIAPRELSGDEVRPIIGEFVEASRNAIAAGFDGVELHGANGYLIHQFLAPNTNLRTDEWGGSVENRIRFAVEVTKAVAEAIGAERTGLRVSPGNVYNDIKETDPEAVYPALINELEPLGLGYLHVVEMMPGFREITLGLRKQFSGTFILNPATEGPTDHGALGLIEEGSADILAFGALFLANPDLPVRLRTEGPYNTPDTASYFGGDDKGYTDYPAL
- a CDS encoding ectoine synthase, encoding MIVRSFKDIENTDRHVRAASGTWESKRIVLAKERVGFSLHETVLYAGTETSMWYANHIEAVLCVEGEAELTDDETGETHWIEPGTMYLLDGHERHTMRPKTDFRCVCVFNPPVTGREDHDENGVYPLLTESEEG
- a CDS encoding IclR family transcriptional regulator codes for the protein MSTADSGGAQVKSAVRTVELLEYFAGRPGMHSLAAVQEAVGYPKSSLYMLLRTLVELGWVETDATGTRYGIGVRALLVGTSYIDGDEVVAAARPTLDRLSDDTTETIHLARLDGTNVVYLATRQSQHYLRPFTRVGRRLPAHSTSLGKALLATHSDEQVRKMLPETMAPLTEHTITDREKLIEELHLIREQGYAVDREENTLGLRCFGIAIPYRTPARDAISCSVPVARLTPAHEQMIKDALFDARDRLTLATRRL
- a CDS encoding GNAT family N-acetyltransferase, whose protein sequence is MAAHVTLREVIDSDLPDFFRHMSDPASNRMAAFTSKDPTDRAAFDAHWARIRASDAVIRTVLADGVVVGHTAVYGPPEEREVTYVIDRAYWGRGVATAALRALLDVAPKRPLAARTAADNAGSIRVLEKCGFTVTGTERSFANARGAETDEVLLTLTG
- the thpD gene encoding ectoine hydroxylase, which codes for MTTAPVRADLYPTRGVGEVTTTRQDPVVWSSPGAPGPIVPSELMGFERDGFLTVDELISQDDVALCRSELDRLIADPAVRADERSIIEPKSGDVRSVFEVHRLSEVFAQLVRDERVVGRARQILGSDVYVHQSRINVKPGFGASGFYWHSDFETWHAEDGLPNMRTVSVSIALTENRDTNGGLMIMPGSHRTFLGCAGETPKDNYKRSLQMQDAGTPSHEALTRYADRHGIRLFTGPAGSATWFDCNCMHGSGDNITPYPRSNVFIVFNSVENAAVKPFAAPVPRPAFIGARDFTPVR